A single window of Nicotiana tomentosiformis chromosome 1, ASM39032v3, whole genome shotgun sequence DNA harbors:
- the LOC138891759 gene encoding uncharacterized protein: protein MWDESRPKVLAKGMLFPDKTRLSRAAKMYGIKECREMTVISIDDTHVYGKYDIKLLMSVAVDDNGSIFPLAFAICANESQETWTLFLNHLKEHVVKQHSDHQEHKFWRHMESIRQEDEATYHWLIRHKLEKWTLHADGGRRWGIWTKNVLESFNGLLKSTRGLSVTTMVRMSFKQMAERFVERAAAATSLMGSGVKFMPLPMKRFEKYRRRAHWHSFLQYDHDRNIFEVRTAIHQNWGNNVHTINESRRFCSCGKWFIYHMPCSHAIKCFQYIGLGPTNYVDKQYSIVAYLNTYSGQLHLVGAEHYWLLEPFKMLCNMEILRQRQVQKGTHIRNQMDVGDSVYARKCGICSQTGYDRQKCPSAGLGGGGNPAPGGISSNVAIYQGYT from the exons ATGTGGGATGAGTCTAGACCAAAGGTGCtggcaaagggcatgctttttcctgataaaacgcgcctaagcagggcggcgAAAATGTACggcataaaagagtgtcgtgagatgacg gtaatatccatagacgacactcatgtctatggaaagtatgatattaagctgTTGATGTCCGTTGCAGTAGATgataatggaagtatatttcctttagcttttgctatttgtgccaatgaaagccaagagacatgGACACTGTTTTTGAACCACCTGAaagagcacgttgtcaaacaacattcag ATCACCAAGAGCATAAATTCTggaggcacatggaatctatcaggcaggaagacgaggCAACCTATCATTGGTTGATACGACATAAGCTtgaaaagtggactttgcatgcggatggtggcagaagatggggaatttGGACTAAAAATGTgttagagtctttcaacgggttattgaagtctacACGAGGATTGTCTGTCACTACCATGGTGCGAATGTCATTTAAGCAGATggcagagaggtttgttgaaagggctgcAGCTGCAACATCATTGATGGGAAGTGGTGTTAAATTTATGCCActaccaatgaaaagatttgagaaatacagacggcgagcacattggcattcatttttacaGTATGATCATgaccgaaatatttttgaagttcgcacggCTATCCATCAAAACTGGGGGAATAATGTACACACCATAAATGAATCTAGAAGGTTTTGCTCTTGTGGAAAATGGTTCATCTAccacatgccgtgctcacatgccatcaagtgCTTCCAATATATAggtttagggccaaccaactacgttgataaacaatatagtattgttgcatacttaaacacatatagtgggcagttgcatctagtgggtgctgagcattattggctaCTGGAACCATTTAAAATGTTGTGTAACATGGAGATTTTGCGTCAGCGACAAGTGCAAAAAGGAACGCATATACGGAatcaaatggatgttggtgattccgtttatgcgcgcaaatgtggtatatgctcgcaaacaggatACGACCGTCAaaaatgtccttcagctggtttgggtggcggtggtaatccAGCTCCTGGTGGAATTTCATCGAATGTGGCCATctatcaaggatacacgtag